One region of Drosophila kikkawai strain 14028-0561.14 chromosome 2R, DkikHiC1v2, whole genome shotgun sequence genomic DNA includes:
- the LOC108081469 gene encoding uncharacterized protein, whose product MEDDELLDGLIVGIPAINLRNQAKLQCFENPGRMLKAFANIMLPVRAAGEKKMHNAKDELAIKETRCYNCNGKGHWARDCIKSKRTPGSCYGCGAMDHMISKCPQNKKDAANNYNA is encoded by the exons ATGGAAGATGACGAACTGCTGGACGGACTTATTGTTGGCATTCCGGCGATAAATCTACGCAATCAGGCCAAGCTTCAGTGTTTCGAGAACCCAGGAAGGATGCTTAAAGCATTTGCCAACATAATGTTGCCGGTAAGAGCTGCTGGAGAGAAGAAGATGCACAACGCGAAGGATGAGCTGGCGATCAAGGAGACGCGTTGCTATAACTGCAACGGTAAAGGGCACTGGGCTCGAGACTGCATCAAATCGAAGAGGACTCCTGGGTCTTGCTATGGATGTGGGGCGATGGATCACATGATCAGCAAGTGCCCCCAAAACAAGAAGGATGCGGCAAATAATTAC AATGCTTGA
- the LOC138928087 gene encoding uncharacterized protein, protein MDLDINEVTVAQLKRWLECLNLSTKGSKADLYSRICAIPPESRGSAPMMNQVEEEQEILDEEAEGAAVEKRVKQNRTELARGMATMEELHREIEKARKVLENLQQQIDSVSSRTSDARPSGARNDMSEHNGEVCERDGERSNGAADDVRRSERDGERSEANEAERNERDASENSGNFGRNDNGQNGSSDANSGRGVRDDFSSAGFGLAKEILLDFSENMSAARCSGYTQMQPGSENRRVSW, encoded by the exons ATGGATTTGGACATTAATGAAGTGACGGTGGCTCAGCTGAAAAGATGGCTAGAGTGTTTAAACTTGTCGACGAAGGGGTCAAAAGCTGATCTGTACTCCCGGATATGTGCGATTCCACCCGAAAGCCGAGGTAGTGCTCCAATGATGAAccaggtggaggaggagcaagaAATTCTGGACGAAGAGGCGGAAGGGGCAGCGGTGGAGAAGCGAGTGAAGCAGAATCGGACGGAACTGGCTCGTGGCATGGCAACTATGGAGGAGCTGCATCGGGAAATCGAGAAGGCAAGGAAGGTTCTCGAGAATCTTCAGCAGCAGATCGACAGCGTCAGTTCGAGAACAAGCGACGCGCGACCAAGCGGCGCCAGAAACGACATGTCTGAGCATAACGGCGAAGTGTGCGAAAGAGATGGCGAGCGTAGCAACGGTGCGGCAGATGATGTCCGTAGGAGCGAAAGAGATGGCGAGCGAAGCGAAGCGAATGAGGCAGAGAGGAATGAAAGAGACGCCAGCGAGAATTCTGGAAATTTCGGACGAAACGACAACGGGCAAAACGGCAGCAGCGACGCTAACAGTGGAAGAGGCGTTCGAGACGATTTTTCGTCAGCCGGATTTGGCTTGGCAAAGGAAATCCTATTGGATTTTTCGGAAAACATGTCT GCAGCGCGTTGCAGTGGCTACACGCAGATGCAACCCGGTTCGGAGAATCGACGAGTGAGCTGGTAG
- the Cht10 gene encoding probable chitinase 10 produces the protein MRRIPTLCRLLMLGMMFYASAVIGHIRIDAPEIHVSPSYKPAFVRSAVESIPLEDDGEALSRFHPTFGDTFLPLRSAVESVPTLNERTVAQLRIASSRRSFIRDSVEAVPNVGDNENVESHVRDADVGTEIKPEKLVEPDPWSVSDKYAAFIAAGASDEYHPQPYRIGSPYQQLLKAMDIEQLEHIDELDRYKEQQTYGALAQLGMETSEAAYGALAQIKKQKIDVAPKVLCYMSNWAFYRKGDGHFVPEHIDPMLCSAIIYSFASLDPDYLTIRDFDPWVDLENQYYRRVISLGVPVLIALGGWTDSSGDKYSRLVGDEIKRRVFASSAVGFLQRHGFSGLHMDWNYPKCWQSDCSKGPASDKPNLTKLIRDLRNEFQRVNPKLQLGIAISGYKEIITEAYELKALSEIVDYMTVMTYDYHGAWERQTGHVSPLYGQSSEKYPQYNTDYTMQLLIKMGAVREKLVLSIPFYGQSFTLEQSRQKLVGEGVPATGPGEAGESTKQPGMLSYYEVCHRVSTLKWLSGRDVNRRSGPYAMLNDQWVGYEDPSSVEAKARYAVKNHFAGVAAWTIDLDDFRNHCCTESYPLLKAINRGLGRLHSESEPTRKDCTRPPPVSTPLPPQMTTISSDGSVGSGQNHEHTTFRPNWEASPPILTTKKPTPFTSTTKRVTSTNWWSSTMTSRPSKPTRTTSKPAHTTIPAQATFPVVQASNCEPGEFYPDLKDCSVYYQCIIKGEMRQQFCPGGLHWNNDAKGCDWPSSTKCLSIQNQETSTVHPNKTSKKPNKPSKPNKKPTRPTPQVQVTGNVQTKPPNRTTRRPRPSPSARCNEGEYYTHRNCAKYYICVNGVLAPNECGGDLHWDAIRKTCDWPKNVQCVTSKRYLRIIQDTRSSEEDPCNGEERVPYPGDCSKYLFCLWNRLQAGDCPPGLHYNTEIGNCDWPAAAKCSQDSIGSVGGGVNMMPPALAKPAPTTQKPTTTPRPTYPTDKPVLEPLDGYYKVVCYFTNWAWYRKGLGRYTPDDINTDLCTHVVYGFAVLDYSELILRTHDSWADIDNNFYTRVTGLKRKGIKVSLALGGWNDSQGDKYSRLVRSPMARARFINHALEFINKYGFEGLDLDWEYPVCWQTECNKGFAEEKEGFTAWVRELSLAFRPRGLLLSTAVSPSKKIIDAGYNVPELARYFDWIAVMTYDFHGQWDKKTGHVAPLYYHPDDDFDYFNANFSLNYWIEKGAPSRKIVMGMPLYGQSFTLENASNNGLNAKAPGPGQAGEFTKAAGFLAYYEICDRINHQGWEVVQDEHGRMGPYARKGTQWVSFDDPTMIRKKSQLVRALNLGGGMVWALDLDDFRNRCGDGVHPLLREIHDVLKEPPSGYEPTPGTASSVDQESVEEQAISEEVGNASIEIETEGQLEETQEEVEMAEEIINGGEEGNVEEANFEMEAAEIPTTDTGGSTRFKVVCYFTNWAWYRQGGGKFVPEDIDPDLCTHIIYGFAVLSRDKLTIQPHDSWADLDNKFYERVVAYRKRGVKVTVAIGGWNDSAGDKYARLVRNAQARERFIRHVIDFIEKYGFDGLDLDWEYPVCWQVDCKKGTDDEKQGFTALVRELSQAFRPKNLLLSAAVSPNKKVIDAGYDVAELSKYFDWIAIMTYDYHGQWDKQTGHVAPMYEHPDGTATFNANFSVNYWISNGADRHKLVMGMPMYGQSFSLAQANEHSLNAPTYGGGEAGEATRARGFLAYYEICLYIRQRGWNVVRDARGRIGPYAYSRDQWVSFDDAPMIRHKSEYVKAMGLGGAMIWALDLDDFKNNCGCESYPLLKTINRVLRGYMGPHPKCVLEKSESTMIGSDRISSKPTLATGTDVVPFAQPETWTKPNPDQPNSDLDCDGKNYIAHETDCNKYYICQYGELVEHRCPSGLHWNKNNCDWPNKSNCTVLADQFTQTLLEQRPKPTNDGSNPSSTNKPLSPSNKNPTTGPKPTVASLSQSSVVAPKVICYFTNWAWYRSGQGKYVPEDIDSNLCTHIIYGFAVLDSHSLTIKTHDSWADIDNQFYKRVVEYKKKGLRVTVAIGGWNDSLGSKYARLVLDPQARLRFITSVLRFLEKFGFEGLDLDWEYPVCWQVDCSKGAQLEKKGFVDLVKELYMAFEPKGLLLSAAVSPSKTVVDAGYDVPTLSRYFDWISVMTYDFHGHWDKKTGHVAPLYYMDGDENPYFNGNFSIHYWLDQGTSASKLIMGMPLYGQTFSLADQKNRALNDKSIGPGQAGTYTRASGFLAYYEICEKIGNGGWTVVRDEDGRIGPYTYRGNQWVSYDDVEDIRRKAQFVRRLKLGGGMIWALDLDDFRGHCGCGKYPLLRTLNQELRGIPGQRANDCT, from the exons ATGCGTAGGATTCCTACGCTTTGTAGACTGCTG ATGCTCGGGATGATGTTCTATGCATCAGCAGTCATCGGACACATTCGCATTGATGCGCCAGAGATTCATGTGTCCCCAAGTTACAAACCGGCCTTCGTTCGCTCTGCAGTAGAAAGTATCCCTTTAGAAGATGATGGGGAAGCCTTAAGTCGGTTTCATCCCACATTCGGCGATACATTCTTGCCGCTCCGCTCAGCCGTAGAAAGTGTTCCCACGCTAAATGAAAGGACTGTTGCTCAGTTAAGGATAGCTTCAAGTCGACGTTCATTTATACGCGATTCTGTAGAAGCAGTGCCAAATGTCGGTGATAACGAAAACGTCGAAAGCCATGTCAGAGATGCTGATGTTGGTACTGAAATTAAGCCCGAGAAGCTGGTAGAACCGGATCCATGGTCAGTTTCCGATAAATATGCCGCTTTTATTGCTGCCGGAGCATCAGATGAATATCATCCACAGCCTTACCGGATTGGCTCTCCATATCAACAGCTTTTAAAAGCAATGGATATTGAACAGCTAGAGCACATCGATGAACTAGACCGCTATAAGGAACAACAGACCTATGGCGCGCTGGCACAATTGGGAATGGAAACCTCCGAAGCTGCATATGGAGCTCTGGCGCAgataaagaaacaaaaaattgacgTTGCCCCCAAGGTTCTTTGCTACATGTCTAACTGGGCATTCTACCGAAAGGGTGATGGTCATTTTGTACCGGAACATATCGACCCGATGCTTTGCTCGGCCATCATCTACTCGTTCGCTTCTCTGGACCCCGATTATCTTACCATTCGCGATTTTGATCCCTGGGTGGATTTGGAAAACCAATACTATCGCCGAGTGATTTCTTTGGGAGTACCCGTCCTGATTGCATTGGGAGGTTGGACGGACTCTAGTGGTGACAAGTACTCTCGTCTGGTCGGTGATGAAATCAAGCGCCGTGTGTTCGCTTCCAGCGCGGTTGGCTTCCTACAGCGTCACGGATTTAGCGGTCTGCACATGGACTGGAATTACCCAAAATGCTGGCAGAGCGACTGTTCCAAGGGACCTGCCAGCGACAAGCCTAACCTAACCAAGTTAATTCGTGATTTGCGAAATGAGTTTCAGCGAGTTAATCCAAAACTTCAGTTGGGAATAGCTATATCCGGCTATAAAGAGATTATAACGGAGGCCTATGAACTTAAGGCCCTTTCGGAAATAGTAGATTACATGACAGTGATGACCTACGACTATCATGGAGCATGGGAGCGACAGACAGGGCACGTTAGTCCGCTTTACGGACAATCGTCAGAAAAATATCCGCAGTACAACACAGACTACACAATGCAGCTGCTGATAAAAATGGGTGCTGTGCGAGAAAAGCTTGTATTGAGCATACCATTTTATGGTCAAAGCTTCACACTAGAACAAAGTCGACAAAAACTGGTCGGAGAAGGGGTTCCAGCCACAGGGCCCGGAGAAGCCGGGGAGTCGACAAAGCAGCCGGGAATGCTTTCATATTATGAAGTTTGCCACCGTGTCAGTACATTAAAGTGGCTAAGTGGTCGGGATGTCAACAGAAGATCCGGTCCGTATGCTATGCTAAATGATCAGTGGGTAGGTTATGAGGACCCATCTAGTGTGGAGGCCAAGGCTCGCTATGCTGTCAAAAACCATTTTGCCGGAGTAGCTGCGTGGACCATTGACCTAGATGACTTTCGTAACCACTGCTGTACTGAGTCCTACCCACTGTTAAAGGCCATAAATCGGGGGCTTGGACGATTACATTCAGAGTCAGAGCCCACACGAAAGGACTGTACACGTCCACCTCCAGTGAGCACCCCATTGCCACCACAAATGACCACCATTAGCAGCGATGGCTCTGTGGGATCGGGGCAAAACCATGAGCATACAACATTCAGGCCAAACTGGGAGGCCAGCCCGCCAATTCTCACTACAAAAAAACCGACGCCCTTTACAAGTACAACCAAAAGAGTAACGAGCACCAACTGGTGGAGCTCTACAATGACAAGTAGACCAAGCAAACCAACAAGGACCACCTCAAAACCGGCACATACTACGATACCCGCGCAAGCCACCTTTCCGGTGGTACAAGCCTCCAACTGCGAGCCCGGGGAGTTTTACCCAGATTTAAAGGATTGCAGCGTCTACTATCAATGCATTATTAAAGGAGAGATGCGCCAGCAATTTTGCCCCGGAGGCCTGCACTGGAACAATGATGCTAAGGGCTGCGACTGGCCTTCGTCCACTAAATGCCTATCGATTCAAAATCAGGAAACAAGTACAGTTCACCCTAATAAAACTTCCAAAAAACCCAACAAGCCTTCAAAGCCTAATAAGAAGCCAACAAGGCCTACGCCGCAAGTACAGGTTACAGGTAATGTCCAGACTAAGCCGCCGAACCGTACGACACGCCGGCCTCGGCCTTCACCATCGGCAAGGTGCAATGAAGGCGAATACTATACCCACAGGAACTGCGCGAAGTACTATATATGCGTCAATGGAGTCTTAGCGCCAAACGAGTGCGGTGGAGATTTGCACTGGGATGCTATCCGTAAGACCTGTGACTGGCCCAAAAATGTACAGTGCGTGACAAGTAAGAGATACTTAAGAATTATTCAGGACACTAGATCTAGCGAGGAGGACCCATGCAACGGAGAGGAGCGTGTCCCTTATCCTGGTGACTGCTCCAAGTATCTATTCTGTTTGTGGAACCGTCTACAGGCGGGAGATTGTCCACCGGGCCTGCACTACAACACAGAAATCGGGAACTGCGACTGGCCGGCAGCCGCCAAGTGCAGTCAGGATTCCATTGGCAGTGTGGGAGGAGGAGTAAACATGATGCCTCCAGCACTAGCAAAGCCAGCTCCTACTACCCAGAAACCGACCACCACTCCACGTCCCACGTACCCCACCGACAAACCAGTGCTAGAGCCGCTAGATGGTTACTATAAGGTAGTATGCTACTTTACCAACTGGGCCTGGTATCGCAAGGGCTTAGGTCGCTATACGCCAGATGACATTAACACAGATCTATGTACGCACGTGGTGTACGGGTTCGCGGTATTAGACTACTCCGAACTAATTCTGCGTACTCATGATTCGTGGGCGGACATTGACAATAACTTTTATACAAGAGTGACCGGGCTGAAGAGAAAGGGTATCAAGGTGAGCCTGGCACTCGGCGGCTGGAATGATTCCCAGGGCGACAAGTACAGCCGGCTAGTGCGGAGTCCGATGGCACGGGCTCGATTTATCAATCATGCTCTAGAATTTATCAACAAATATGGCTTCGAGGGACTAGACCTAGACTGGGAATACCCGGTATGCTGGCAAACAGAATGTAATAAAGGATTTGCAGAGGAAAAGGAGGGATTCACCGCATGGGTTCGAGAGCTCTCCCTAGCATTCCGCCCGCGTGGACTTTTGTTATCCACGGCGGTTTCGCCTAGCAAGAAGATTATTGATGCTGGATACAACGTCCCAGAACTGGCTCGTTATTTTGATTGGATTGCAGTAATGACATATGATTTTCATGGGCAATGGGATAAGAAAACTGGTCATGTGGCACCCCTTTATTATCATCCTGACGATGACTTTGATTACTTTAATGCG AACTTCTCCTTAAACTATTGGATCGAAAAAGGAGCCCCCTCAAGAAAAATTGTTATGGGTATGCCTCTTTACGGGCAATCATTTACTTTAGAGAATGCCAGCAACAATGGACTAAATGCCAAAGCTCCAGGACCCGGTCAGGCTGGCGAATTTACTAAAGCTGCCGGATTTCTTGCTTACTATGAG ATCTGCGATCGCATTAATCATCAAGGCTGGGAAGTAGTACAAGATGAACATGGTCGAATGGGTCCGTACGCGCGGAAGGGAACACAGTGGGTATCCTTTGATGACCCAACCATGATCCGGAAAAAATCGCAACTCGTTAGAGCTTTGAACCTGGGCGGTGGAATGGTATGGGCTCTAGATCTCGACGACTTCCGCAATCGGTGCGGTGATGGTGTGCATCCCTTGCTACGAGAGATCCACGATGTACTTAAGGAACCACCAAGTGGTTACGAACCAACCC CTGGTACAGCTTCTTCTGTTGATCAGGAGTCTGTGGAGGAACAAGCCATTTCGGAAGAAGTTGGAAATGCATCAATTGAGATCGAAACGGAGGGCCAACTTGAGGAAACTCAAGAAGAGGTGGAAATGGCTGAAGAAATCATTAATGGGGGCGAAGAAGGCAACGTTGAGGAAGCTAATTTTGAAATGGAAGCCGCCGAAATCCCGACCACTGATACTGGTGGATCGACACGCTTTAAAGTAGTCTGCTACTTTACCAACTGGGCTTGGTACCGCCAGGGGGGCGGTAAGTTCGTACCTGAAGATATCGACCCAGATCTGTGCACCCACATAATTTACGGCTTTGCTGTTCTAAGCAGGGACAAGCTTACCATTCAACCACATGACTCTTGGGCCGATCTGGACAACAAATTCTACGAGAGGGTCGTGGCCTATCGAAAAAGGGGAGTAAAAGTCACTGTGGCTATCGGTGGGTGGAATGACTCTGCTGGCGATAAATATGCCCGACTGGTGAGAAACGCGCAGGCCCGAGAGCGGTTTATTCGACATGTCATCGACTTCATTGAAAAATATGGTTTCGACGGACTCGACCTTGATTGGGAGTACCCGGTTTGCTGGCAGGTAGATTGTAAAAAGGGAACAGACGATGAGAAACAAGGATTTACCGCACTAGTTAGGGAACTGTCCCAGGCTTTCAGGCCCAAGAACCTCCTACTATCCGCAGCAGTTTCACCTAACAAAAAGGTAATCGACGCCGGATACGATGTGGCTGAGCTATCGAAGTACTTCGACTGGATTGCCATAATGACCTACGACTACCACGGGCAATGGGACAAGCAGACGGGTCACGTAGCCCCCATGTACGAGCACCCCGACGGAACGGCCACGTTTAACGCAAACTTCTCCGTAAACTACTGGATATCGAATGGAGCCGACCGGCATAAGCTCGTCATGGGAATGCCTATGTATGGACAGTCCTTTTCTCTAGCACAGGCCAATGAACACAGTCTAAATGCTCCCACCTATGGTGGTGGCGAGGCTGGAGAGGCGACCAGGGCTAGAGGTTTTCTAGCGTATTATGAGATTTGCTTATATATCCGCCAGAGAGGGTGGAATGTTGTACGAGACGCTAGAGGCCGGATTGGCCCATACGCCTATTCGCGAGATCAGTGGGTCTCCTTTGATGATGCACCAATGATTCGACACAAAAGCGAGTACGTGAAGGCAATGGGTCTGGGAGGGGCTATGATATGGGCATTGGATCTAGATGACTTCAAGAACAACTGCGGCTGCGAATCGTACCCTTTGTTAAAAACTATTAACCGTGTACTGCGCGGATATATGGGCCCGCATCCGAAGTGTGTGCTTGAAAAGAGCGAATCGACAATGA TTGGCAGCGATAGGATATCCTCGAAACCTACTTTAGCCACTGGTACAGACGTTGTTCCTTTTGCACAACCAGAAACTTGGACCAAACCCAATCCTGACCAACCGAACTCTGACTTGGATTGTGACGGAAAAAACTATATCGCCCATGAAACAGACTGCAATAAATACTATATCTGCCAATATGGAGAATTAGTGGAGCACCG GTGCCCTTCAGGTCTGCATTGGAACAAGAACAACTGCGACTGGCCAAATAAATCTAACTGCACAGTACTGGCGGATCAATTTACCCAAACGCTATTAGAACAACGCCCGAAGCCCACCAACGACGGCTCAAATCCCAGTTCAACTAATAAACCACTGAGCCCGTCTAACAAGAATCCCACTACAGGTCCAAAGCCAACAGTAGCTTCTTTGTCGCAAAGTAGTGTCGTAGCCCCCAAAGTTATTTGCTACTTTACCAACTGGGCATGGTACCGATCAGGCCAGGGAAAGTACGTACCCGAGGACATCGACTCCAACTTATGTACCCATATTATTTATGGATTCGCAGTACTCGACAGTCACTCATTGACAATTAAGACGCACGATTCATGGGCTGACATCGATAATCAGTTTTACAAGCGGGTGGTGGAGTACAAGAAAAAAGGCCTTCGCGTGACTGTGGCTATCGGCGGATGGAACGACTCTCTAGGCAGCAAGTATGCGCGCCTTGTTCTTGATCCCCAAGCCCGATTACGCTTTATTACAAGCGTCCTACGCTTTTTAGAAAAGTTTGGCTTTGAGGGCCTAGACTTGGACTGGGAGTATCCAGTGTGCTGGCAGGTTGACTGTTCCAAGGGCGCTCAATTGGAAAAAAAGGGATTCGTAGATTTAGTAAAAGAATTGTACATGGCCTTCGAGCCAAAGGGCCTATTACTTTCAGCGGCGGTTTCCCCTAGTAAGACGGTAGTTGATGCTGGCTACGATGTACCGACATTATCGCGGTATTTTGACTGGATTTCCGTGATGACGTATGACTTTCATGGACACTGGGATAAGAAGACTGGGCACGTAGCCCCGCTATATTATATGGATGGCGACGAAAATCCATACTTTAATGGAAACTTCAGTATCCACTATTGGCTTGACCAGGGCACTTCTGCAAGCAAGCTAATTATGGGCATGCCCCTGTACGGCCAGACTTTCTCGCTAGCTGACCAGAAAAACAGAGCTTTAAATGACAAATCTATAGGGCCTGGGCAAGCCGGCACATATACCCGCGCAAGTGGATTCCTTGCGTACTATGAGATTTGCGAAAAAATTGGAAATGGAGGATGGACCGTGGTAAGAGACGAAGATGGTCGCATCGGACCATATACCTACAGAGGAAACCAATGGGTCTCCTATGACGACGTCGAGGACATTCGGCGAAAGGCGCAGTTTGTGAGGCGTCTGAAGCTGGGCGGTGGTATGATATGGGCACTTGATCTAGACGACTTCCGCGGTCACTGTGGTTGTGGAAAATATCCATTGTTACGAACACTTAACCAGGAGCTGCGTGGCATTCCAGGGCAAAGGGCCAACGACTGCACttaa